In the genome of Vicinamibacterales bacterium, the window ACCTGAACCGACAACGACCGAAACCAAGGCAGGGAGATAACGATGTCGTACCTCACCGGTAAGCACATGCCGCGCCGCACCTTCATCCGGGGGGCGATGGGCGCCGCCGTGGCGCTGCCATTCCTGGATGCCATGGTGGGGGCCAAGGGCATCGGCGCCGCGCCGGCCGGGGCCGAGCGCACGCGCCTGATCTGCATCGAAGAGGTCCACGGCCTCGCCGGGTGCAACAAGTGGGGCGCCACCAAGCACCTGTTCGCGCCCGAAGCCACCGGCAAGGACTTCACGTTCGCCGCCGACAGCGCGCTCAGCCCGCTCGAGCCGTACCGCGACTACCTGACCGTTGTCAGCAACACCGACGTCCGCATGGCCGAGGCGTTCACCGCCCCGGAAATCGGCGGCGACCACTTCCGCTCGAGCGCGGTGTTCCTGACCCAGGCGCACCCGAAGCAGACGCAGGGCTCCGACATCTGGGCCGGCACTTCGTTCGACCAGATGTACGCGCAGAAGTACGGCCAGGCCACCCCGCTGCCGTCGATGCAGTTCTGCATCGAGAACCTCGACCAGGCCGGCGGCTGCACCTACAACTACTCGTGCGCCTACACCGACTCGATCAGCTGGGCCTCGCCCAACGAGCCGCTGCCGATGATCCGCGACCCGCGCGTGGCCTTCGACATGCTGTTCGGCACCGGCGGCACGCCGGCGGACCGCGACGCCCGCCGCAAGTCGCGCCGCAGCATCCTCGACTGGATCCAGGGCGAAGTCGCCAGCGTCC includes:
- a CDS encoding DUF1552 domain-containing protein; amino-acid sequence: MSYLTGKHMPRRTFIRGAMGAAVALPFLDAMVGAKGIGAAPAGAERTRLICIEEVHGLAGCNKWGATKHLFAPEATGKDFTFAADSALSPLEPYRDYLTVVSNTDVRMAEAFTAPEIGGDHFRSSAVFLTQAHPKQTQGSDIWAGTSFDQMYAQKYGQATPLPSMQFCIENLDQAGGCTYNYSCAYTDSISWASPNEPLPMIRDPRVAFDMLFGTGGTPADRDARRKSRRSILDWIQGEVASV